The following is a genomic window from Candidatus Thermoplasmatota archaeon.
CGGTGATTAGTTGTTCGATCCGGAGGAGTTCATCGAAAAGCAGGCCGAGGACCTGGCGGCAGAGGTGGATGGGAAGGCCATAATAGGCGTCTCTGGGGGCGTGGACAGCATGGTCGCCGCAATCCTCATGGACCGCGCGATAGGCGAGCGGCTTTTCGCGGTTTACGTCAACAATGGGTTCATGCGCAAGAACGAGGACGCTGAGGTCGGCAAGGCTTTCGACGCGACCGGGGTGAAGTACAGAATCGTG
Proteins encoded in this region:
- a CDS encoding glutamine-hydrolyzing GMP synthase subunit GuaA codes for the protein MFDPEEFIEKQAEDLAAEVDGKAIIGVSGGVDSMVAAILMDRAIGERLFAVYVNNGFMRKNEDAEVGKAFDATGVKYRIV